One Hermetia illucens chromosome 4, iHerIll2.2.curated.20191125, whole genome shotgun sequence DNA segment encodes these proteins:
- the LOC119654384 gene encoding uncharacterized protein LOC119654384, with amino-acid sequence MSRFIVSLSVIAITLHQSVAENCLQELPMSQLLRIKKSLQELTCDVNECSSGREQTTTSELQARSPESGTGETTFVEANGALPLTGVKLGRSHDSWDEKPTKIQSVFQISITALSFLAFGGYLLCMIVQAIKSKGTTYFHPSMNGNGNGNGNGNGNGNGNIFRRVKIYGRSRRSLPRKNTTKLPLDDKKMAAPSPEEFYKVMIQLAEGYVKLS; translated from the exons ATGTCGCGGTTCATAGTATCTTTAAGTGTAATTGCAATCACCCTTCATCAGAGTGTAGCAGAGAACTGTTTGCAGGAGCTACCTATGTCCCAATTGCTGAGGATAAAGAAGTCGTTACAAGAGTTAACATGTGATGTGAATGAGTGCAGCAGCGGAAGAGAACAAACAACGACCTCGGAACTCCAGGCGAGGAGCCCAGAAAGTGGGACTGGCGAGACAACCTTCGTTGAAGCTAATGGAGCATTGCCTTTGACgggagtcaaattagg GCGATCACATGACTCATGGGACGAAAAACCTACAAAAATACAAAGCGTATTCCAGATCAGCATCACAGCTCTTTCCTTTTTGGCGTTCGGAGGATATCTTCTTTGTATGATAGTTCAAGCAATTAAAAGCAAAG GAACCACATATTTTCATCCATCTATGAATGGAAATGGAAACGGGAATGGAAATGGCAATGGAAATGGGAATGGAAACATATTCCGCAGAGTTAAAATCTACGGCCGATCTCGTCGATCGTTACCGAGAAAAAACACCACCAAACTACCGTTGGATGATAAGAAAATGGCAGCACCCAGCCCTGAAGAATTCTATAAAGTTATGATTCAATTAGCTGAAGGTTATGTGAAGTTATCTTAA